The window AGAACCGGACAGCAGCACCGCGAACTCCTCGCCGCCGAACCGCACCACGGTGTCCTCGGCCCGGCAGGCGGACCGCAGCAGACCGGCGAGCAGCCGCAGCACCCGGTCGCCGACCAGGTGCGAGTACTCGTCGTTGACCCGCTTGAAGTGATCGACGTCGACCAGAATGATCGCGTGGCCGGCGAGCCCGGCGGCCATCACCTCGTCCAGGTGCCGGCGGTTGGCCAGCCCGGTCAGCGGATCCTCCAGGCTCTGCCGCAGCAGCTCCTGATTGGCGTGCTGCAACGCGGTGACCCGGGCGCGTTCCTCCTCGGCCGCGGCCTTGGCCTGCGCCGTCTCCATCCGCACCACGGCGATGCTCCCGCTGCGTTTGGCCGCCTCGGACGCCACCTCCTTGGACAGCGCGTGGAAGAGTTTGTACGTGTCCAGCGCCCCGCGCAGATCGCCGTTGCGTTCGTAGGCGTCGGCCAGGTGCTCGGCCGACACCATCTTGCTGTTCTTGCTCTCCGCCGCCGCCATCGCCGCGCGCAGGTGGCCGATCGCCTCGTCGTACCGGCCGCTGGCCAGGCAGACACTGCCGTGCGTGTCGAGCAGGTGCGTGATGATCGACTGCGACTCCCGGGCCGGGTCGAGCTGCCAGCCGCTGAGCAGTTCCAGGGCTTCGTCGGTGCGGCCGGAGAAGGACAGGCTCTCGGCGAGATTGCCCAGCGCGATCACCTCGTGCCGGCGATGTCCCCGGCGGCGGGCGATCGTGATGGCCTCCCGCGACTGGTCCTGCGCTATCCCACTGATCGCCTGCGCACGATCCTCGTCCCCTTCGGCGCGGGCCTCCTCGGCCAGACACATGTTGGCGCAGGCCATGGTGTCGATCATGGCGCCGTTGGTGATCTCGTCGCCGAGGATCCGGGCCATCTCCGCGGCCCGCTCACAGAACTCGATGCAGTGGTGGTACTGCTCCAGGTAGTAGTAGATCGTCCCGGCGGTGCCGGTGGACAGCATCCGGGCGGTCAGGTCGCCGCTGGCCTCGGCCACCTCGATCGCCGTCATGATCTCTTCCATCGCACTCACCGGGTCACAGGTGAACAGCAGACTCCGGGCGACGGTGGCGTGCACGATGGCCTCACTGGCCCGGTCACCGATCCGCCAGCACAGGTCGAGCGCGTCCCGGGCCAGCGCCAGCACCTCGACGTGCTCGTCGAGCACCAGATGGCACCGGACCAGCAGGGCCAGCGCCTGCGCCCGCAACGCGTCGT of the Actinoplanes sichuanensis genome contains:
- a CDS encoding GGDEF domain-containing protein — its product is MTRALPAAAPGQADLLQQALVHFDQSEPLSARELATTVAEGDDDALRAQALALLVRCHLVLDEHVEVLALARDALDLCWRIGDRASEAIVHATVARSLLFTCDPVSAMEEIMTAIEVAEASGDLTARMLSTGTAGTIYYYLEQYHHCIEFCERAAEMARILGDEITNGAMIDTMACANMCLAEEARAEGDEDRAQAISGIAQDQSREAITIARRRGHRRHEVIALGNLAESLSFSGRTDEALELLSGWQLDPARESQSIITHLLDTHGSVCLASGRYDEAIGHLRAAMAAAESKNSKMVSAEHLADAYERNGDLRGALDTYKLFHALSKEVASEAAKRSGSIAVVRMETAQAKAAAEEERARVTALQHANQELLRQSLEDPLTGLANRRHLDEVMAAGLAGHAIILVDVDHFKRVNDEYSHLVGDRVLRLLAGLLRSACRAEDTVVRFGGEEFAVLLSGSDLANAMATAERLRSEVAAHFWGEVVPDLTVTVSIGLALGDESIDPAVVLGHADERLYAAKRAGRNRVHGPTETP